The DNA region CACCATTACAGTGGTACTCAGCATGTTTAAAACCAATTTCTGTGCCGTTCCCGATTTCATTCTTGTAGATCCTGTAATAAATTCAGGTCCTACAACCACTTCAACAGGGAAATCAGACTCGGCCGCAATTGGTCCTCCGGTATTGCAAACGATACAACCCGTTAAAATGCCATGTTTACGGGCAGTGTTTAAGCCACCAATTACGTAAGGTGTGGTGCCCGATGCAGCTAATCCAACAAGGCAATCTTTTTCATTGATATCAAACTCCTGAAGATCTTTCCAGGCTTGCTCAGCATCATCTTCGGCAAATTCTACTGCTTTTCTAATGGCGGTATCGCCACCTGCAATAATTCCAACTACCCAGTCAAACGGAACGCCATAGGTTGGCGGACATTCGGAGGCATCAACTACTCCTAAACGGCCACTTGTGCCTGCGCCAATGTAAAAAAGACGCCCGCCTTTTTTCATTCTATCGGCCACCGCCGAAGTTAATCGCTCTATTTGAGGCAATGATTTCTCAACGGCATAAGCTACAGTCTTGTCTTCGTTATTAATGCCCTGCAAAACCTCTAAAACCGACATTTGCTCAATGTCGTTATAATTTGATTCTTGCTCGGTTACTCTGTTCATAAATTTAATTTTGATAAAATTCGGTAAATTCTTTTAAAAACAATCTTAAAAACTCAAAATTGTGCACCACAAAATTCTGAGCCGCGATTTCGGCGGTTAATTTATGTTAAAAATTATAAACAAAAGACATAAATGTGCAGTTAAAATATAAGCAACCCACTTATTTTCATAAATTTGCATCAACGCCGATGAAAAAAAATACCCGTAATAATATACTCATTGCCTTAAGCTATTCTGTAATTTTAATAGTGGGCATGGTATTAGGTATTAAATTCATCAAAGACCAGGGTTTTGGCGTTAAACGAAGTCCACAGCTGGCCAGCAACAGCGATGGCAAACTCGAGGAGATTCTCCATATCATCAACAAAAACTATGTAGATGACATTAACACCGACTCTTTACAAAACCTGCCAATTGACAGCGTTTTGCATCAGCTTGACCCGCATAGTGTTTACCTGCCCCCTACCGATGCACAAGACATGACCGATAACCTGGAAGGGAATTTTGAGGGCGTTGGTATAGAATATTACATGCTTAATGATACAATGATGGTTACCGGCGTTGTTAAAGACGGGCCGGCATCGCAAGCAGGAAT from Pedobacter endophyticus includes:
- the murQ gene encoding N-acetylmuramic acid 6-phosphate etherase gives rise to the protein MNRVTEQESNYNDIEQMSVLEVLQGINNEDKTVAYAVEKSLPQIERLTSAVADRMKKGGRLFYIGAGTSGRLGVVDASECPPTYGVPFDWVVGIIAGGDTAIRKAVEFAEDDAEQAWKDLQEFDINEKDCLVGLAASGTTPYVIGGLNTARKHGILTGCIVCNTGGPIAAESDFPVEVVVGPEFITGSTRMKSGTAQKLVLNMLSTTVMVQLGRVVGNKMVDMQLTNNKLVDRGTQMVADELNIGYDEAADLLNQYGSVRKAVEAGQH